Proteins encoded by one window of Dreissena polymorpha isolate Duluth1 chromosome 11, UMN_Dpol_1.0, whole genome shotgun sequence:
- the LOC127850622 gene encoding putative nuclease HARBI1: protein MAAIGALDVARPRERRLFRQRKGFSDLRDAEILSRYRLDRQSIYRLVDLLRDDLQKPTRRSKSIPVLTQVLVSLRYLAKGDFLSEVADLHGISRFPTGIALASVKQGFFQKCGIPNTIGAIDGTLIPIIAPAANEAIYVCRKGFPAINVQAVVDHKARFIDIVSKWPGSTHDASAFDSCGLKTFLEEHHQGHLLGDSGYPLKKYLLTPLLRPTTDAELRYNYAQSSGRMVVERAFGVLKSRFRCLHKTGGCLCMRPDKCCQVVAACMRLHNLCVDLQVPLPEEPIEEADDVDHAAPQVQNDRHASAYRQQIIHLFM, encoded by the exons ATGGCGGCCATAGGAGCGTTAGACGTCGCACGACCGAGAGAAAGGAGGCTGTTTCGACAAAGAAAGGGGTTCAGTGATCTTAGAGACGCTGAAATATTGAGTCGCTATCGATTAGATCGACAATCCATTTATCGGCTTGTCGATTTGTTAAGGGACGATCTACAAAAACCGACGAGAAGATCGAAGTCCATACCTGTCCTAACGCAG GTGCTTGTGAGTCTAAGGTACTTGGCGAAAGGTGATTTTCTGTCTGAGGTTGCTGACCTTCATGGAATTAGCAG GTTTCCAACTGGAATTGCACTTGCTTCTGTCAAACAAGGATTTTTTCAAAAATGTGGCATTCCAAATACAATTGGTGCAATTGATGGAACACTCATTCCAATAATTGCCCCAGCAGCAAATGAAGCCATTTATGTGTGTCGTAAAGGCTTCCCTGCCATAAATGTCCAAGCAGTTGTGGACCACAAGGCCAG GTTCATTGACATTGTGTCGAAATGGCCTGGGTCTACGCATGATGCCTCTGCCTTTGACAGCTGTGGGTTAAAG aCCTTTCTGGAAGAACACCACCAAGGGCACTTGCTGGGCGACTCGGGCTATCCCTTGAAAAAATATCTGTTGACGCCATTACTTAGACCTACAACAGATGCAGAGTTACGATACAACTATGCCCAGTCAAGTGGGCGGATGGTGGTGGAGAGGGCTTTTGGAGTTCTCAAGAGTAGATTTAG ATGTCTACATAAAACTGGAGGATGCTTATGCATGCGGCCAGACAAATGCTGCCAAGTAGTTGCAGCATGTATGCGTCTTCACAACTTGTGTGTCGATCTGCAAGTGCCACTGCCTGAAGAACCTATTGAGGAGGCTGATGATGTTGATCACGCTGCCCCACAAGTTCAAAATGACCGTCATGCATCAGCATACAGACAGCAAATTATTCACTTATTTATGTAG